In a single window of the Bos javanicus breed banteng chromosome 16, ARS-OSU_banteng_1.0, whole genome shotgun sequence genome:
- the SRM gene encoding spermidine synthase, whose protein sequence is MEPGPDGPAAPGPAAIREGWFRETCSLWPGQALSLQVEQLLHHQRSRYQDILVFRSKSYGNVLVLDGVIQCTERDEFSYQEMIANLPLCSHPNPRKVLIIGGGDGGVLREVVKHSSVEAVVQCEIDEDVIQVSKKFLPSMAVGYSSSKLTLHVGDGFEFMKQNQDAFDVIITDSSDPMGPAESLFKESYYQLMKTALKEDGILCCQGECQWLHLDLIKEMRHFCKSLFPVVDYAYCTIPTYPSGQIGFMLCSKNPSTNFREPLQPLMQKQVEEMQLKYYNSDVHRAAFVLPEFARKALNDVS, encoded by the exons ATGGAGCCTGGCCCCGACGGCCCTGCCGCCCCCGGCCCCGCTGCCATCCGCGAGGGCTGGTTCCGCGAGACGTGCAGCCTGTGGCCCGGCCAGGCCCTGTCTCTGCAGGTGGAGCAGCTGCTACACCATCAACGCTCGCGGTACCAGGATATCCTCGTCTTCCGCAG TAAGAGCTACGGGAATGTGCTGGTGTTGGACGGCGTTATCCAGTGCACGGAGAGGGACGAGTTCTCCTACCAGGAGATGATCGCCAACCTGCCCCTCTGCAGCCACCCCAACCCACGCAAG GTGCTGATCATTGGGGGCGGGGACGGAGGCGTCCTGCGGGAGGTGGTCAAGCATTCCTCTGTGGAGGCCGTGGTCCAGTGTGAGATTGATGAG gATGTCATTCAAGTCTCCAAGAAGTTCCTGCCCAGCATGGCCGTTGGCTACTCCAGCTCAAAGCTGACCCTACACGTGGGTGATGGTTTTGAGTTCATGAAACAGAACCAGGACGCCTTTGACGTCATCATCACTGACTCCTCAGATCCCATGG GTCCTGCTGAGAGCCTCTTCAAGGAGTCCTACTACCAGCTCATGAAGACTGCCCTCAAGGAGGACGGCATTCTCTGCTGCCAGG GTGAGTGCCAGTGGCTGCACCTGGACCTCATCAAGGAGATGCGGCACTTCTGCAAGTCTCTCTTCCCAGTGGTGGACTACGCCTACTGCACCATCCCCACCTACCCCAGCGGCCAGATCGGCTTCATGCTGTGCAGCAAGAACCCA AGCACCAACTTCCGGGAGCCCTTGCAGCCGCTGATGCAGAAGCAGGTGGAAGAGATGCAGCTGAAATACTACAACTCCGATGTGCACCGGGCAGCCTTCGTCCTGCCTGAGTTTGCCCGAAAG GCCCTGAATGATGTGAGCTGA